The proteins below come from a single Mangifera indica cultivar Alphonso unplaced genomic scaffold, CATAS_Mindica_2.1 Un_0035, whole genome shotgun sequence genomic window:
- the LOC123206412 gene encoding copper transporter 5.1-like, whose amino-acid sequence MMHMTFYWGRSVTLLFDSWQTDSWLSYGLTLLACFVVSGFYQYLEDKRRRVTQIGAKKPADMEVPLLQKKISGKLSVGRITGTVLFGVNSGLGYLLMLAVMSFNGGVFLAIVAGLTVGYLVFGSGETEDVGVAVDNPCACA is encoded by the coding sequence ATGATGCACATGACTTTCTACTGGGGGCGCAGCGTCACCCTCCTATTCGACTCATGGCAAACCGATTCGTGGCTGAGTTACGGTTTGACCCTTTTGGCCTGCTTTGTCGTCTCCGGTTTTTATCAGTACCTGGAGGACAAACGGAGGCGCGTCACCCAGATCGGGGCGAAGAAACCTGCAGATATGGAGGTGCCGCTGCTCCAGAAGAAGATCTCTGGAAAGTTATCGGTGGGGAGGATTACCGGGACAGTGCTGTTTGGGGTCAACTCCGGGTTGGGATATCTTTTGATGCTGGCGGTGATGTCGTTTAATGGAGGTGTGTTCTTGGCCATCGTGGCGGGGCTTACGGTTGGATACCTCGTTTTTGGGAGTGGGGAGACTGAGGACGTTGGTGTAGCTGTTGATAATCCTTGTGCTTGTGCTTAG